The Eubacterium ventriosum genome includes the window ACTGCTCTATTCCTCTTTCCTTCATATCCTCTTTGGATATTGGTAAAAATGCCATATTTATTTTGTATGCCATATTAAGAAAATATGGTCATACGCTCCTTTCTCTTAACATTTACAAAACTTATCTTATGCTACTTTCTGCAGCTTCCAATGTTGCATATCCCTGTAAATGTGCTGTATTTTCTATAGTCATATATGCAAGATTTTTTCCCTCTCTTGCCAGATTTACAATAAATTGTGCATAAAGTTTCAACAATTCTTCTGAATATGTTAATAACTCTCCCTTTAAATAAGTTTCATAAGAAGTGTTATCAATCTGATCAGCATCACTTGTTATATCCCTTGCATTAGATGCAAGCTTTGGATAACTCTTAGCAAAATCCTTCATCCAGTCTACCTGAATCTGTGCAATCTGATTTACAATTGCTATTGTTCTCTCCGATTTTTCAGGAAAATTATCTTTAATCTTCTTATATTCTTCAGGTGAAGTATGTTCCATCATTCTTCCATATTTCTCGGTAATCATATTCCAACCCTTAGCCTTGTTTTCTTCCCAAAGATTGCAAATGCACTCTAGCATTTCATCTGTCCAAGTCATATACTGACTCTTTCTCATAACATAGAAGAAAGGCCAATTATTCTGACAAGACGCTCTTCCACCAACATTCTGCACTTTATCAAAAGCTTCAAATTCAAGTTTTACTATTTTATCTATTGTTTTTTCTCTGTCAAACATTTCAACTTTCCCTTCTGCCAAATCCATAATTGGTCTCACATAGTCATTTAAAAAGTTTGAATTTCTATTCTTTATTAGTTTTAGTTCCAATAATTTATCAATTATAATTTTTGCTATTTCTTCCATAATAATGGCTTTTTCATCTTTTTCATTAAACTTAGTATTGTCATACAAATAACCATCCCAAGCATTCTTCTGAGCAGGAAGCTGACTTAATTTTTCAAGCAATGAAACAATCTTCTCAGTTCCATCCAATCTACTAACTCCCTTAAAAAGCCATTTGTAGTACGGTGCAAACTTATTATTTAAAATGTACACACATTTCATTGTCTCTTTCATAAAATCAGAAATGCAAATCTGTGCCGTTACATAATCTTTCCTTGCCATTGCTCTTTCATAATTGCTCTGACCTGTCTGAGCCATTGCCCCAAGCTGTCTTGCAAGCTTAACAAGTCTTGCCTGAAAAGGCTGATTTTCAAATTTTCTTCTTATCTTAGAAAAATATCCTAAATCGTCCCTAAAAACTTCACCGTTAGTAACTGTTGCAATTTTATAATCTTCAAGATTAATCCATTGTTCTAATGTTAGATTTCCATCTCCAGAACCTGTATACTTTTTATAAAAATCTTCAACTACACAAACGCCCACTCTTCCTTCAGCCATAATGGTGTCAACTCTTGTAATGCCCTTATAACTTTTTGGAAGTTTGTTATATTCATCCTGAAGTTTTTCACCGATTTTCTCATAAACATCTTCCGTAATCCACATACAAAATCCCGGGCCGAAATCGTGGTCTCTTGAATAAACATCATCAAAGCCAAATCGCTCTGAACCTTCCCCAACGAATCCCACCGCTATTTTGTCCTCATATTCAGAAAAATTATTATGAATCATATCCTTGCCGTACTCTTCATAAAAACTTTTTGCCAGCTCTATACCTGTAAGTTCTTTCTTTTCTTCTTTTATTTTGTCAAAAACCTTTGCCAGATTTTCTTTTGTAATATTATAAGCACTGCCACGTCCCATATTTGCTTCTATCTCCGGCAACGCCTTTTCGTATAATTTAGCTGCCTCTTCATACTGATTTAAGCTACACTTAACACTTGCCATGGCACAAAGGGCTCCGCTGTAATGAAAGTTTTTCACTTCATCTCTGTCAAATATTTCCAAAGCCTTCTTAAGGTAGTCTTCCGCCTGACTTGCCTGATTAATTTCAATCAATGACGCTGCCAGATTTGTATAAGTTGTGGCAACTTCAATATCCATTCCTTCTATTTTTTCTATAATGGACAGTGCCTTTTTAAGATGTTGGACTGCCATAGGAAAATCATTCATCTCCTGATACAAAAGAGCAATGTTATTGTTAAGACTTGCCATTCTATAATCATCACTTGGAATATTCTCATTATATATAGAAAAAACTTCTTTATAAACTTCTAAAGATTCCGCAAGTTTTCCTGCCGCTCTGTAAGCGTTTGCCACATTTTGAAGGGAAGTAGCATAATCCACAGTTCCTTCAATCCCCATTTTCTTCATTAATTCTATGCAATCATTACATGCCTTAATAGACTTTTCAAACTGACTTGTATCCCTGAAAAATCCCATCATTTCATTAAGAATTGTAAACTGAGCTGCCAAGTCATTTTCTTTTTTTGCCTGTTCTATGCTTTCATTGAAAAATGGCTCGACATCGTTAATTCTTCTTTCCGTATACAAACTATCCAACTCTTCTATAAAACCGTTAATATCCATTTTTCCTCCTAACCTGTCACTGCCATAAATAAACATATTTTATGCATAATTATCTAATACACTTTGACAACATCTTTTAACATAACACTATTATACCTGACTATTTTCTCTTTAGAAATGCCAAATTTCCAATAATGCAAAATATAATAAACATACACAAATTAGCAACAACAACGCTTGCTCCGGCAGGAATTGAAAAAGCGTATGAACAAAGCAAACCTGCCGTAAAATTTATTACCGCAAGAATTGCAGAACATATCGTTACACTTAAAAAGCTTTTAAAAACTCTCATTGAAGTAAGCGCCGGAAAAATAATAAGACTTGAAATCAACATTGCTCCCATCATTTTTATTCCAAGTACAACAGTTACCGCCGTAAAAATAGAAATAAGTGTATTGTACATTCCAACTTTCACACCTGTTGCTTTCGAAAAACTTTCATCGAAAGTCACTGCGAAAATTCTATGATAGCAAAATCCAAACATTATAAGTACAACAACAGACAGTACAACACTAAAAATAACATCATCTTTAGACATTGCCAAAATACTACCAAACATATAACTACACACATCTGTGCTAAGTCCTGTTGTTAACGATGTAACAATAACACCAATTGCCAGTGATGAAGCTGACACCATAGCTATTGCCGCATCACTTTTCATCTTACCGTTTTCTGCCAATCTAAGTAAGAAAAAGGCTGCAATTATAACAATTGGTATTGAAAACTTAATTGGTGCAAATCCCAAAGCTATTGCTATGGACAATGCTCCAAATGAAACGTGTGACAAACCGTCACCTATCATTGAATATCTTTTTAAAACAAGGCTGACGCCTAAAAGAGCTGCGCAAAGTGATACCAATACTCCTCCGATAAAAGCCCTCTGTATAAATCCATGGGCAAACATTTCACTAATCATTTGCTGCACCTCCCAAAAACATATTTGAAACATTTGATTTCTTATATTCCTCAACTGTTCCAAAGAAATCATTTTCCTGTTCTAAATGCAAAATATGTGTTGCATAATTTAAAGCATTCTTTATATCATGACTAACCATAATAATTGTTACATTCTCTTTCTTGTTTAAATCCTTTATAGTTTCATAAAGCTCCATTGAAGCTGCCGGATCAAGCCCTGTTACAGGTTCATCCAAAATCAAAACGCTGTCTGTTGCACAAAGTGCCCTTGCGAGAAGAACTCTTTGCTGCTGTCCTCCTGACAACTCTCTATAGCAACGCTTTTTCAAATCCAAAATATTAAGCTTCTCCATATTTTTTTCAGCCTCTGCCTTGTCTTTCTTATTATAAAATGGACATCTATGATCGTTATTTAGCACCCCTGACAAAACTACTTCCCAAACACTTGCCGGAAAATCTTTCTGTGCCTGTGTCTGCTGTGGCAAATATCCTACTCCTTTGTGATTTTTTCCCTGCACATTGGCAATAACTTCGCCATTTAAAGGTTTAATCAACCCTAATAATGTCTTTATAAGTGTACTTTTTCCTGTACCATTTTCACCAACAACACAAAGATAATCTCCTTGGTCGATTTTAAAATTCAAATTTTTTGCAACTACTTTATTTTCGTAACCTAACGTTACGTCTTTACATTCAAAAATCATTATCATTCTCCTAATGCTATTTTTAAGTTATTAACATTTTCCTTCATTAAATCAACATAAGTTACTCCGCTGTCAAACTGTTTCTGCGTAATATTATGACAGGAATTAAACTGAAGCGGTTTTGCTCCTGTGTCAGTTTCAATTGCGTCCGCCACAATATGACTGCTTAATTCCAAATAAAATACAGCCTTAATATTGTCTTCCTTAATCTTGTCCACAAGGAACCCAATAGTTTTGGCACTAGGCTCCATATCACTTCCACATCCCGGAAAAGCTGCATAATACTTTAAGCCATATTCCTTTGCAAAATACTGTAACGGAAACTTGTCCGCAAAAATAATTTCGTTAATCTTAGCATTTTCGACAATAGTTCTAAATTCATTATCCAGCTCTTTTAACTGACTTATATAGTTTTCAGCATTCTTCTGAAAATTTTCTTTTTCTTCTGGCAAAGCCTTACTTAATGTTTCACAGATTTTCTCTGTCATAATTATTTCATTAACAGGTGAAGTCCATATATGTTCATCTGTTTCTTCGTGTTCCTCTTCTGAATCTTCATTATGAAACTCCGAATCATTTGAACTATCTTCACTGTGATTATCTTCCTTATGATTTTCCTCGCTATGACTATCCTCTTTATGTTTTTCCTTGTTATGGTTGTCTTCTTTATGACTGTGCTCATCATGGTCGTGTTCTTCGAATCTTGTATCCATTCCTTCCACAATCTCTTCATTAAGAACGTCAACATAATCCATCATTTTCATCTGAATCTGATTCTTATTATTTAAGGAATCAAGCAACGTATCAATCCATGTTTCAAGTGAACCACCATTATATATAAGCACATCCGCATTTTCCATCTGAATAACATCGCTAGGTGTTGGTTCAAAAGAATGACTGTCCTGTCCCGGTGTAACAGTCATCTTTAAATCAATTCCCTTAACATCCCCTATAACCGCTCTTGCCATATCATAATATGGAAAAAGAGAAGTCACTATTTTCAATCTATAGTTATCTTCTTTTTCAGTAGTTTTGCCGCAACCAGTCATTCCCAAAATCATAGATATGGTCACAATAAAAACTACTGATTTTCTTAAAAATTCTGTTTTCCTGCTAAATTTGTTTTCTCGAATAAATTCTTTTTTCAAAATTTTATTTTTCGAAAATACTTTTATAACTCTATTACTTTTCATAATTTAATAAACACTTTCATAAATCATTATTTTATTTATTTTTTTCTCCACACTTTCCGCATTTCTCGCATTTTCCATAGAATATAGTTTTCTTAGGATTAATACTAAAATGATGGTCTGCGTTCACGTGACTATATAACTCCGCCAAATGATGGCATTCCATCTTCGTCACTTCTCCGCACTCTTCACATTTAATATAGAAACAATCCTGATTTTCACCCTGTTCTATGTACTGAAAGCAAGCGCCCGGCTGACCTTCCACGCTAAACTTCGTTACAATACCATCCTTCTCCATTTTTTCTAAATGTCTGTAAATAGTTGTTAGTCCCACTGAACAGTCATTCTCTTTCAAAAAATTTTCTATATCCATAACAGTAACATAGCCATCTTTGTGCATTTCGAGACACTCCTTAATAGCTGACTGCTGTTTTGTTTTATACTTTCCTGCCACAGTAATTCCTCTCTATACTTTCTTATATATTTTGCACAAAATATCCTTTATTTTAGGCATTAGTGCAATTCCTTATCTCCTTTGACAATAATTCCAATTTGAAAATCCTTTTCATTTTATACTTCTTCTGCTAAATTGTCAATTAATTTGAAAACCTTTTTCATTTTTAATAAAAAAAGAGCCTCTACAAATTGCTGTAGAATGCCCTTTTACTCCGAATATATTTATGCCTCTTTCTGCCAATTATGCAACATAATAGTACACGTAATGTCCGTCATCTCCTGACCTTCTTACATATACCATATCTCCTTCTTTAATATTATTAAAATCAGTCTTTCTATTTACAATAACATAATCCTGCATCAAAGCTTCATCAGCCTCACAAATAATAAAAAATTTCTGTTGTCTAATAACCGTCAAATCATCAACATAAAGCTTTGTTTTCACTTTCAGTTTAATAATTTGAGTCTTTTTGCTCTTATACTCAAGTCGCTCTTTTATCTTTAATATTACATAAGATAACAAATTAAATCCAACAAAAATTATTGTCGCCACAATATATATCTTCTCATAATATCCCGGATTAGAATGTAACCATGGCGAAATCCTATGCGCAATTATTTGAAAAATAATCCCAATTATAACTAAAACGACGGATACTCCTAAAAACTTCAACCATGTTCTTCTATTTTTAACTTTATAGCCTCTTCTAATTTCCATATCTTCATCTTCTGTTGCAATATGAAAATTCTGTTCTCTAATATATGCCTTATCCATAATTCATACTCCCTTATTTAGCTTAAAATATTAAATAATATAGCATATGAAAATATTTTTCACAACAATGGCGTAATTATTCCCAAAATGTCTGACAGACGGCAGTCCTTTACTTCACACCTTGAATGTTTATTAATAAAAAAAATAACCCCTGATGATCATCAGGGGCAAGTGTGCGTGACAGGATTCGAACCCACGACCTTCTGGTCCGTAGCCAGACGCTCTATCCAACTGAGCTACACGCACATAAGCACCTCTTTTGGAGATGCTTGCTTAATGCCGGCGACCGGAATCGAACCGGTACTGTGTTGCCACAACAGGATTTTAAGTCCTGCGCGTCTGCCAGTTCCGCCACGCCGGCATTGTACTGTTTAATTGTACAAGTGGGACCTACAGGGCTCGAACCTGTGACCCCCTGCTTGTAAGGCAGATGCTCTCCCAGCTGAGCTAAGATCCCATGCTTTAGGTTTGTTTTCTCCCGTCCTCACGGGCTGTGCTGGATTTGTTTTCATCAGGATTTCTCACAACCTTGTTGGTTTCATCCTCCTGATGTCATTGCAATCATGAATAATCACAATAAGTGGACCTGCGGGGACTCGAACCCGGGACCGACCGGTTATGAGCCGGTTGCTCTAACCAACTGAGCTACAGGTCCTCACATGAAAGCCGATGAACGGACTCGAACCGTTAACCTGCTGATTACAAATCAGCTGCTCTGCCAATTGAGCCACATCGGCGTATGAATTTCTTAGTGACTCCAAGGGGATTTGAACCCCTGTTACCGCCGTGAAAGGGCGGTGTCTTAACCGCTTGACCATGGAGCCTTGTTTCTTTTCTCTGTCCCTGTTCTTTTTTTTCCTGTCTTTTCTTTCCTCTTCCCCGTCTTTCGCACCTGTTTTTTAATGCAAAAAAGCTCCCCGAGTAGGGCTCGAACCTACAACCCCTCGGTTAACAGCCGAGTGCTCTACCATTGAGCTATCGAGGATTATTCCTTCAGCCTTCGCTGAAACTGTTATTCTTTTTGATTATACGCTCAAAACCACACACTGAAATCCTTCATCCGGGGAGATAACTCCTCTTTCCTTCCTTCATGGATAAGCCCTCGACCTATTAGTATCAGTCAGCTACATGTGTTACCACACTTCCACCTCTGACCTATCAACCTCGTCGTCTTCAAGGGGTCTTAATTCTTGCGAATGGGATATCTCATCTTGAGGGGGGCTTCACGCTTAGATGCCTTCAGCGTTTATCCCTTCCCGACTTGGCTACCCTGCCATGCACTTGGTAGTGCAACAGGTACACCAGAGGTCAGTCCATCCCGGTCCTCTCGTACTAAGGACAGCTCCTCTCAAATATCCTACGCCCACGCCGGATAGGGACCGAACTGTCTCACGACGTTCTGAACCCAGCTCGCGTACCGCTTTAATGGGCGAACAGCCCAACCCTTGGGACCTACTACAGCCCCAGGATGCGATGAGCCGACATCGAGGTGCCAAACCACTCCGTCGATGTGAACTCTTGGGAGTGATAAGCCTGTTATCCCCAGGGTAGCTTTTATCCGTTGAGCGATGGCAATCCCACTTTATACCACCGGATCACTAAGTCCTACTTTCGTACCTGCTCCACCCGTCGGTGTCACAGTCAAGCTCCCTTCTGCCTTTGCACTCTTCGAATGGTTTCCGACCATTCTGAGGGAACCTTTGAGCGCCTCCGATACCCTTTCGGAGGCGACCGCCCCAGTCAAACTCCCCACCTGACATTGTCCACCAGCCGGATCACGGCTGCATGTTAGAAACCCAATA containing:
- a CDS encoding Fur family transcriptional regulator; this translates as MAGKYKTKQQSAIKECLEMHKDGYVTVMDIENFLKENDCSVGLTTIYRHLEKMEKDGIVTKFSVEGQPGACFQYIEQGENQDCFYIKCEECGEVTKMECHHLAELYSHVNADHHFSINPKKTIFYGKCEKCGKCGEKNK
- a CDS encoding DUF4125 family protein encodes the protein MDINGFIEELDSLYTERRINDVEPFFNESIEQAKKENDLAAQFTILNEMMGFFRDTSQFEKSIKACNDCIELMKKMGIEGTVDYATSLQNVANAYRAAGKLAESLEVYKEVFSIYNENIPSDDYRMASLNNNIALLYQEMNDFPMAVQHLKKALSIIEKIEGMDIEVATTYTNLAASLIEINQASQAEDYLKKALEIFDRDEVKNFHYSGALCAMASVKCSLNQYEEAAKLYEKALPEIEANMGRGSAYNITKENLAKVFDKIKEEKKELTGIELAKSFYEEYGKDMIHNNFSEYEDKIAVGFVGEGSERFGFDDVYSRDHDFGPGFCMWITEDVYEKIGEKLQDEYNKLPKSYKGITRVDTIMAEGRVGVCVVEDFYKKYTGSGDGNLTLEQWINLEDYKIATVTNGEVFRDDLGYFSKIRRKFENQPFQARLVKLARQLGAMAQTGQSNYERAMARKDYVTAQICISDFMKETMKCVYILNNKFAPYYKWLFKGVSRLDGTEKIVSLLEKLSQLPAQKNAWDGYLYDNTKFNEKDEKAIIMEEIAKIIIDKLLELKLIKNRNSNFLNDYVRPIMDLAEGKVEMFDREKTIDKIVKLEFEAFDKVQNVGGRASCQNNWPFFYVMRKSQYMTWTDEMLECICNLWEENKAKGWNMITEKYGRMMEHTSPEEYKKIKDNFPEKSERTIAIVNQIAQIQVDWMKDFAKSYPKLASNARDITSDADQIDNTSYETYLKGELLTYSEELLKLYAQFIVNLAREGKNLAYMTIENTAHLQGYATLEAAESSIR
- a CDS encoding metal ABC transporter substrate-binding protein, which codes for MKKEFIRENKFSRKTEFLRKSVVFIVTISMILGMTGCGKTTEKEDNYRLKIVTSLFPYYDMARAVIGDVKGIDLKMTVTPGQDSHSFEPTPSDVIQMENADVLIYNGGSLETWIDTLLDSLNNKNQIQMKMMDYVDVLNEEIVEGMDTRFEEHDHDEHSHKEDNHNKEKHKEDSHSEENHKEDNHSEDSSNDSEFHNEDSEEEHEETDEHIWTSPVNEIIMTEKICETLSKALPEEKENFQKNAENYISQLKELDNEFRTIVENAKINEIIFADKFPLQYFAKEYGLKYYAAFPGCGSDMEPSAKTIGFLVDKIKEDNIKAVFYLELSSHIVADAIETDTGAKPLQFNSCHNITQKQFDSGVTYVDLMKENVNNLKIALGE
- a CDS encoding metal ABC transporter permease → MISEMFAHGFIQRAFIGGVLVSLCAALLGVSLVLKRYSMIGDGLSHVSFGALSIAIALGFAPIKFSIPIVIIAAFFLLRLAENGKMKSDAAIAMVSASSLAIGVIVTSLTTGLSTDVCSYMFGSILAMSKDDVIFSVVLSVVVLIMFGFCYHRIFAVTFDESFSKATGVKVGMYNTLISIFTAVTVVLGIKMMGAMLISSLIIFPALTSMRVFKSFLSVTICSAILAVINFTAGLLCSYAFSIPAGASVVVANLCMFIIFCIIGNLAFLKRK